Proteins co-encoded in one Candidatus Deferrimicrobium sp. genomic window:
- a CDS encoding pitrilysin family protein yields MLFLLPASARAAGDRDIVRGTLKNGLRVVIVRNALAPVVTTEVNYLAGSNEAPEGFPGMAHAEEHMMFRGSPGLSASQLSTISAALGGDSNADTQQVVTQYHLTVPADALDTALRIEAIRMRAALNTEDLWRLERGAIEQEVAQDLSNPEYIFYARLLETLFEDTPYAHDALGTRPSFEKTTGAMLDKFHRDWSGPNNAILVIVGDVAPARALARVKRYFGPIPSRTPPPRPEIRLHPLKPSIIELDTDLPYGLAAVAYRLPGYKSPDFAAGQVLADVLDSRRGNLYALVPEGKALSAGFDGNVLPKAAFGYASAAFPPGGDGAALVSAIKGIVAGYLKSGIPPDLVEAAKRREISDAEFRKNSVEGLAAAWSQALAVEERNSPDDDIEAIRKVTAADVDRVAREYLVNETAITAVLTPRPSGAQVSGKGFGGGESFAPKRAKPARVPAWAKKVVTTPALPASRMKPVDVLLSNGLRLIVQSETISRTVTVSGRIRSNPDLQAPAGKEGVDRVLNDLFPYGTAALDRLAFQEAQDNIAASISAGTSFSLRVPTEGFDQGIRLLAENLLHPAFPENAFRIVRRQDASAVEGELKSPDHLSRRALRAGLYPKDDPALRQATPVTVAGLTLEDVRAYHGKVFRPDMTTIVVVGDVTPERAKAVVGNYFGDWKAEGPKPETDPPAVPPNAPSFAAVPDASRVQDEVTLAETLGVTRAHPDYYTLQVGTHVLAGAFYATRLYRDMREQTGLVYVVEAMLNAEKTRSVYAVFFGCDPPNVSKARDIVRRDLLEMQTTPVSADELRQAKMLLIRKIPLAESSVDGIAGTLLDLSQKELPLDEPVRAAARYRAITAKQVRAAFLKWVRPEDFVQVTLGPEGK; encoded by the coding sequence ATGCTTTTCCTTCTTCCGGCCTCCGCGCGGGCGGCCGGGGACCGGGATATCGTCCGGGGGACGCTTAAGAATGGGCTGCGGGTGGTCATCGTCCGGAACGCGTTGGCGCCGGTGGTGACCACCGAGGTCAACTACCTCGCCGGTTCCAACGAAGCGCCCGAGGGATTCCCGGGGATGGCCCACGCAGAGGAGCATATGATGTTCCGCGGGAGCCCGGGGCTCTCCGCGTCCCAGCTCTCCACCATCAGCGCCGCCCTGGGGGGCGACTCCAACGCCGACACCCAGCAGGTCGTGACGCAATATCACCTGACCGTTCCCGCCGATGCCCTCGATACCGCGCTGCGGATCGAGGCGATCCGGATGCGGGCCGCACTCAATACGGAAGATCTCTGGAGGCTCGAACGGGGAGCGATCGAGCAGGAGGTCGCTCAGGACCTCTCGAACCCCGAATACATTTTCTATGCCCGGCTGCTGGAGACATTGTTCGAGGACACGCCGTATGCCCACGACGCCCTCGGAACACGTCCGTCTTTTGAAAAAACAACGGGCGCGATGCTCGACAAATTCCACAGGGACTGGTCTGGACCGAACAACGCCATCCTGGTCATCGTCGGGGACGTGGCCCCGGCCCGGGCACTCGCCCGTGTGAAGCGGTATTTCGGACCGATCCCTTCACGCACCCCGCCGCCCCGCCCCGAGATCCGGCTCCATCCGCTCAAGCCATCCATTATCGAGCTCGACACCGACCTCCCGTACGGCCTTGCCGCCGTGGCCTACCGACTGCCGGGGTACAAGAGCCCCGATTTCGCCGCTGGACAGGTCCTTGCGGACGTCCTGGACAGCCGGCGTGGAAATCTCTACGCCCTTGTCCCGGAAGGGAAGGCGCTCTCCGCGGGATTCGACGGGAACGTCCTCCCGAAAGCCGCATTCGGCTATGCAAGCGCGGCGTTCCCCCCCGGCGGGGACGGGGCCGCATTGGTGTCCGCGATAAAGGGGATCGTCGCCGGCTATCTCAAGTCCGGAATTCCGCCGGACCTCGTGGAGGCGGCGAAGCGCCGCGAGATCTCAGACGCCGAGTTCCGGAAGAACTCGGTGGAGGGGCTTGCCGCGGCGTGGTCCCAGGCGCTTGCCGTCGAGGAGCGGAATTCTCCGGACGACGATATCGAAGCGATCCGGAAGGTCACAGCCGCGGACGTCGACCGCGTCGCGCGGGAATACCTCGTCAACGAGACGGCGATCACTGCCGTCCTGACCCCTCGTCCGTCCGGGGCACAGGTATCCGGAAAAGGGTTCGGGGGCGGTGAATCCTTCGCCCCGAAACGGGCGAAACCGGCCCGGGTTCCCGCCTGGGCGAAGAAGGTCGTGACGACGCCCGCCCTTCCCGCGTCGCGGATGAAACCTGTCGATGTCCTGCTTTCCAACGGACTGCGCCTGATCGTGCAGTCCGAGACGATCAGCCGGACGGTGACCGTGTCCGGCCGGATCCGGAGCAACCCCGACCTGCAGGCACCGGCAGGAAAAGAAGGTGTCGATCGGGTCCTGAACGATCTCTTCCCGTATGGAACGGCCGCTCTGGATCGCCTCGCCTTCCAGGAGGCGCAGGACAACATCGCCGCATCCATATCGGCCGGAACAAGCTTTTCTCTCCGCGTCCCGACGGAGGGGTTCGACCAGGGGATCCGACTGCTCGCGGAAAATCTCCTTCACCCGGCCTTCCCTGAAAATGCGTTCCGGATTGTTCGCCGACAGGACGCGAGCGCTGTCGAGGGGGAGCTGAAAAGCCCCGACCATCTCTCCCGGCGTGCGCTTCGGGCGGGGCTCTATCCGAAAGACGATCCCGCCCTGCGACAGGCCACGCCCGTGACCGTGGCCGGACTTACGCTCGAAGACGTCCGCGCTTACCACGGCAAGGTCTTCCGGCCCGACATGACGACCATCGTCGTCGTCGGCGACGTGACACCGGAGCGTGCAAAGGCGGTCGTCGGGAACTATTTCGGGGATTGGAAGGCGGAGGGGCCGAAGCCGGAAACCGATCCTCCCGCCGTACCTCCGAATGCTCCGTCGTTCGCGGCCGTCCCTGACGCAAGCCGGGTGCAGGACGAGGTGACACTCGCAGAGACGCTCGGCGTGACGCGTGCCCATCCGGACTACTACACTCTCCAGGTCGGAACCCACGTGCTCGCGGGCGCCTTCTACGCGACCCGGCTTTACCGTGACATGCGCGAACAGACGGGCCTGGTCTACGTCGTCGAAGCGATGCTCAATGCAGAGAAAACCCGTTCGGTATACGCGGTCTTCTTCGGATGCGACCCACCGAACGTTTCGAAAGCCCGCGACATCGTGAGACGGGATCTCCTGGAAATGCAGACGACCCCGGTTTCGGCCGACGAACTCAGACAGGCGAAGATGCTCCTGATCCGGAAGATCCCCCTGGCGGAGTCCAGCGTGGACGGAATCGCCGGGACGCTCCTCGATCTGTCGCAGAAGGAATTACCGCTCGACGAGCCGGTCCGGGCGGCGGCGCGATATCGGGCAATCACGGCGAAGCAGGTCCGGGCGGCTTTCCTGAAGTGGGTACGTCCGGAGGATTTCGTCCAGGTGACTTTGGGGCCGGAGGGGAAGTAG